A stretch of DNA from Leopardus geoffroyi isolate Oge1 chromosome B3, O.geoffroyi_Oge1_pat1.0, whole genome shotgun sequence:
acccccaacgccCGAGAATGGGAAATGAAAATGCAGGAGGATTCTGACTTGGAAATTCCAACCAAAGAGCATCTCCTCTGTTGATTTTTATACAAGCTTACCATCATGGTGCTCAGAGTAGTTATCAGAAAGTGGGGTGtttaggggagagacagagacagagagagagagagagagagagagagagagagagagagagagagaaacagagacagagaattgaCCAGGTGAGGTTGACAGCTCAGCTTTCAAATCTGTTGTAACATCACTGACCAGATATTAGTtgaaggaagaagacagattGACCCAGATGTGAGTCTGGTCTTTGAAAACAAGCTGTTTATGTAATCCATGCCAAGCAAGGAGGTAAGAGACTTGGAGATGTGTGTGATATAATGATGCTTATATTgatgtaaataaagatttatttaaatcaaaatctctTAGACCTGCTAGATGGTTGACCACCAAAGAGCTTCTTGGGAATCCTGAGGCCCACATTGCCACCCCCAAtcactttcttcccctcccccattttttcaGACGCCAGAAGATGCCTGCCGCATCTTGCACTGTAGTGCAAACAGATCCctgcaaagagagaggaagataaaatgaatttaaattccaAAGGGGTTCCAGTGCCGGTTTCCTAGTCCCCGAGTCAGCAATGTGTTTGTGAAAATTCAGCCTTTTTGTCTCCCAGTAAAAAGGAGCTAAATCTACATCGGTGGCCCAGTCTCGGGTTGCtattctttgcattttctattcGAGTGAATGAGAGTGAATGAAGTGGCCGGGACCCTTCATTTGATCTACTCAATTGCATAAAGTGACAGAATtctaatatatttgtttaatgctCTTCAATGGGCTTTCACTTTTTTGCTTGCAAATGAAGCATCCGTGGGCAAAGTTTCGTCCCCCTTTAACACTGGGACATATTTCATAACTCAGGCTGTGGTTTGAAGTGATCTTGAGAGGAGTTTTAGACtcaaaaagtggaaaataaagaaacagatgtgAAGTTATTGTAAATTCCTAGAGTGGGCTCTGGGGCTATTGTGCCCCCACGGCGGGCGGTCCAGGGGCTGTGCCTTTCATGCTGTAATTGAAACATATTAATTAGATAATTTGTTGTTAGTTTAAACGAAACAAATGCATCCCCTTTGAGGCTTCACAGCCGGTGggttgggttgtttttgttttgtttttgtttgggtgTCTCTGTGCATATGTggctttaggagaaaaaaaaaagtgacatttacATTACGAATTTGAGAGCAGATCCTGATCCTTCTCATTTGTTATATAGATACATTGTAAAAAAAGAGTTTCCATTTGTGAAAGTCTAAGCCAAATCCCCTACCCTAACCTTGCATACACTAATGTAAAACCTTCTCTTTGCAGCTCTCCCCTGGCTTCTTGCTCCCACCCACTCCCCAACTTCACCCCTCTCGAGCACCTGGCCAGATTTATGCATCCAAGATGCGCAGTGTTCTCATCTATTTTAAAGGAAGTGAACGCACTGCTATAATATTTTATCCGTTCTGACAATCATTTATTAGCCCTGCTCCCGCTAGTCTTCAGGCTTCTCAGAATCTCCAACTCAGGCAACAGGAACAGTGAGAActtctgcagcttctctctctcgAGAAAGTGCACAAAATTCATCCATTGTGTAAGCATTTCCCCCCATCAAAGGGAAAGCCACTTAAAACCACAGTTGAGTACAGGATCATGTTAAAAACCAAAAGTAACGGGACAGCCAAATTTCCAAATCAaaaacctgaattaaaaaaaaaaaatgaatactgcccaaatttacaaaatagaaaatgtaagttAACTCGATCTTCAGGATAAGACTCCCCAATATACACCTCGCTGCATGGTGTgtctctttcagttttattttaaagctgtgTGTATTGACTTTGGACTTGAGCCAGGTGAAAAGATTTAACATGACAAAAAGAGCCATTGAAGGTATCATAGTTATAAACTTCCTTGTTTGTGGGGGCACTTCAGCTAAACTGGGTGTGAGACTCAGAGCTGGGGATGGAGAGGGTGGAGACGTGGGTTTGGGCTGCCTTTGGATTTCTGATCAAGGTCAAAATATCATCAGTGGATTTTTTACTTTACTCATTCAACTTTGTCTGAGAAGAGATGCCTGCAGTTGTGAAAGGAGGGCTCACAATGCCCAAGTTATTTCATTCTTTGCAATACACCATGACGAACTTACCGGCTGAAAAGAACATTTTCAGATCCTGAGTTGAAGTCACTCCTTTGCTAAAAATCAGAAATTGGATCTGCATCTTATTTACCTCAATtattacatgtatgtgtgtgtacatttatacATAGACATTCTACTGCCTATTATAGGACGAATATTTTACCTGATTATCCAAGttgataatttataaaatgtttaaggcCCATGTTAGCCCATTCTGTTGCCTGCATTCCCAGTTCGAATTCAGTGTTAGTAAATTTGACAAAATTAGAATATTCCGGaaattgccttaatttttttcagcaggaaatgatgaatatttatttatttatttatttatttatttatttatttattttttaatgtagatgaTGTCTTGTTGAGAACAAAGTTTCAGGAGTTTCCTAGCCCAGGGTGGAGAAGTTTTCCAGGCTTTCTTTTGCTGATCTTGTTGATATAATTGTGAATTGGGCTTGATGAATGAGTTTAGTTGTCCCCTGTCTGACGAGCTTTAGTAGCTTCATGCATTTTAATCAGCCCAATGATTCActtattttgcagtttttttttttttttttggctgtgtgTGGGATCCTTCCTTTTAGAAAATGGTCACAACAGGATTAATTACCCTTTGCATTAAtcctaatttttttccccagataacCCTCTAAATATGTTAAGGGTCGCAGGTGCTAAGGATTCTCCTTATGGAGAATAGTGATCAAGATTTTTGTGTGGGTTTCTCTCTGTATTGCACAAAGGCCTTTGTTTAATCGTATTACACAGTAAAGTGTTAATCAccatttaagtttttctttgtcttgtaaCTTCATTAGTTGAATACACACCTCACTCTGGAAATACTGGGACCCCTTCAGTAAAGTTTCAGTTGGCCTTAAACCATAAATTCAGGGCAAATTTTAATTCTCTGCAAAAATACTTAGAGTCAAACATCGAGAATTATTTTCccacatgaagaaatgaaaagaaatctgttCTGTTCAAACTGAACAGGTTTCTTGACACTCAAGGTGAACTTCTAGGTAACTTCTGAAAAAGAAGGTTTCAacaactgaaataatttaaaggaGCAGGGAAATGAATATTCTAAGATACATCAGAATATGAGTATTGACGAAACAAGTCTGTTTTTATCTCCATATAGACTCTACCTGATTTCTACATAAGCCTTACATGCAGTATGTtttgtaaaatgtatattttaggatacaaaaaattacatagaaagtattgcattttttaaatgacagttttCCAGCACTACACCTGTGCACCTGATGATCTATTCTAGGAAtagcttcctctttccctctgcttcagGAGTCCGTTTGAatcatttctccctccctttcttatGCAAGTGCATCAGAGGAGatctattttagaaataagatATGAAAAAGTCAAACTACTCAGACAATGTACTGCAAGAAGTGTGCTTAGAGAGGCACTACATCTATCTTTTGTAAAGTTATTGTTTGCAGCAACTcttcaaaaacacacaaaactaaaatttgaatttatgtattttaatgagaaaatattatttggaCTAGATTCATAATTTAATGTAgacacctttttaaaattctttgtcttaAAACAGGCATGCTGGGAACAAGAACATCAATATTTAAGATGCCATGCTAATTCTggacagggaaggagaaaaatgaaagggaaaaattttaCAGCCCTATGACaactacaacttttttttttttttaacttaagcagGTCACACCAGAACAACAGTTCGTTTTCCAGCAAATTACCTAAGAACTCTAAAGGAATATAGCAAACAAAAGTGCATTTTACACAGTGTATAATCATTCCTATTCACAAGCATTTACATCTCTTTGCAGCCCTTTAGCTTCTTGGGAAAGTTCTTGTAGCAAACAGAAAGACTTGTCCATGGGAGACCTATCCGGTGACACTGCTTCATGTTACCAGTCAGCTATCTAAATTCTGCTAGGGTTGCCCTTGATGCTTTCTTAGTTTgggcttatttcattttctttgttctttcttttctttccttttttcccccccttccaacaataaaataaatagctaaaagGTCTCTAAGTAACAGGAAAGTTAACATCCCAATTAACTTTCCcatccccccttcccacccctaaACCTGGCCAGAAATGGAGAGTAAACATTCACATTACAACAGGTACTTGTAAAGTGGGCTTTGCCCGCTCGCCCGCCAAGCAATACAGATTCAAGTTCACTGTTTACATTTTACCGGGCGCCTTTGTAAACAATACTACAAGgttacttttagttttgttttgcttgtgttGAGGACAAGCGTCCCCTTCTTAGTTTGGCAGCCTCTCCCCTAACTCCCCGTGCCTGGAGCCTCTGGcaggaaacaaaacccaaaacaaaacaaaacaaaacaacaaaacaaaacaaaactccgcAGAAACTGGGGAGGCAGGGCCGCTACTCCAGGAAGCTGTGGTCCGCCCAGCCCCTGCCGGATGGGCGGAGGCGAGTCGGGTAAGGAAGATTAGTGGTCCCTCTTCCCGGCAGATTTCCAAGACGTAAACGAGATCCGGCCCTCCGCGGTGCGGCTGTAGCCCTCAGGGGAGATCTGTTCGAGGAAACCTCTGAGGCGGTTTCTCTTGTCTAGGAACTGACTGCGCGGTGTCCGGCGCCCAGCCGATCCCGGCCGAGGGAAGACGCGCTCCTCTCCGCGAAGGCGGGAGGCAGGATTTCCCCTGCCTCTTAAATGGGAGGGGGTTTCGGGGGGCCCGGGGAGTCGGAAGGCTTGGCCCAGGTGCTTCCTGCCTTCCCCTCTTGTGGAGGCGAGGACAGCTCCCACGCGCCTCCAGGCCATCTGCAAGTTTGTGTTTTGTCTCCTGGGTCCAAAACAAAGTTCTCCTGGGGGAGAGAGGGTTGGCCGAAGGTGAAATGGACAAGTTAGGGTGGCGGTCTTAGatagggggagggcagggctgggaggcgGGGAAGGCGTATAAGCTGGCGGGGAGGGGAACAAGAGGGGGCTCCGGCTGCTGCGGGTCAATGCACCGCCACCGAGTGCAAGGCGGAGGCCGGGCTGGTGAGCGTTTCACTGGGAGTGGCGGGGCTGCTTTGGCTGGTGGCTGTCTGCGAGGACGTGGGGCTGAGCGAGGGCGGCGAGTTCGAGAGCAAGGTGGGGATGGGCGCGGGCAGCGCGGGCAGCGCGGGCACCGCGGCCGGGGTGGGCTTGATGGGCACCGGGATGGCGGGCAGCGTCTGGCCTGCTGCGTGGCACAGCGGCTTCAATGGCACGCCGTAGGCGCTGTAATCGCCACTAGCCATGGAGATGGGGGTGGCCGAATCGATCATGCCTGCGGAACCGTACACGTGCGGCCAGCCAGTGCCCAGCGAGCTGCTCATGGTAGTCAACTGGTTGGGGAGCGGGTAGGCGGCGGGCACGGGCTGCATGGCGGAAAAGGCCAGCCCCCCAGGCATCTTGTACTCTCGAGCGATGATATTCTCGATGGCGAAGGGGTGCTTGAAACCCGAGGGCTGCGCCACGCCGCCCAGGTTGTAGGCGGCAGCGGGCATCTGTGGCAGGTGCGTGCCGGAGGCCGCAAGCGCGCTGAGGCGCAGCTTGGCCTGCTGCTGCAGATACTGCGCGGCGTCGGCGGGCTTGCTGGGCGCCAGGTGGTCGGACTTGAGCACCTTGAAGCGCTTGCGGCGCCGCAGGAAGCTGCCATTCTCGAACATGTCCCCGCAGCTGGGGTGCAGCGCCCAGAAGCTGCCCTTGCCCGGCTGGTCTGGCCGCCGTGGGATCTTGATGAAGCAGTCGTTGAAGGATAGGTTGTGGCGCAGACTGTTCTGCCAGCGCTGCGTGTTCTCCCGGTAGTAGGGGAAGCGGTCCATGATGAACTTGTAGATCTCGCTCAAAGGCAGCATCTTCTCGGGCGAGCTCTGGATGGCCATGGCGGTCAGCGAGATGTACGAGTAGGGCGGCTTTTGGTCGCTGTACGTGTTGCGGCCCGGCCGAGGCATCTTCTTGTTTGCCCCCTTCTTGCTCTGGGTCCGCGCGGGCCGGCGGCTGCTTGGATCTGAACAGGGGGGGAAGATAACGGGAAGGGGGGAGGCATGGATGCACAGACAGACACCGCGAGGTCAGCCGGGACGAGTACAGACCAGACGTGGTGGGTAGGGGCTGCGGCGCCCGATCAGCCTGCGCCCGCGCTGTGGAGCTGGCAACTTTGAGTGCAGAGTGGGGTGCGGCCGGGGGGCGCGGAAGGGGAAGCGGATGGGCGGCGCGGGGGAAGCACGGACCTGGAGCGGGGTCTGGGGCAGGGATGCAACCGGAGGGCTCACCTTAAAGTTGCTCCAAGTTGTGCGTCCGCATCCGGGATGGCACTGCAGCTCTGCGGTCCCTCCCTGTGCTCAGCCGGGACACAGTGTCTGGTCTCGGTTGGGCTCCGCGCGTCTCTGAGCTTCGCAGCTCAGCCCTGCAGCGCCCGGAGCCGGCCAGTCCGCAGCGCTTCTGGCGGTGCGCTCCCCGGGCGGCCGAGCTCGGCTGCGGAGTCCCGGTGCAGACGGCAGCAGCGGCGGCCTCGGGGCTCCGGAGGGCGCTGCTGTGGGCTCCGCGGCTCCGCTGAGCTAGGTGGCTGCCTCCATGTCCTCCCTCGAACCATCTGATAGTTTTAAGCGGTGACAGGAGCAGAAAAGACCCCTGTAGCGGCGCTTCATTAATGTGCCACTTCTTAGCTATCATATGACAATCGccttgggaggaggaggaagaggagggggagcgGGGGCTGCAGAGGGAGGGGACTGAGCGAGAGGGGAGAGCCTGGCCagctctggtttctttcacaCCTATTTACATGGACACCTTGGCCAATAGGAATCACTTCCAGCTCAAGACTGGGCGAGGGGGAAGAGCCTCGGCCACCGGTGGTGAGCAGGACGCCGGCCAGGGTGCGCGGTGTGAAGGTATGAGGAGGTGGCGGCCGCGGAGCAGGGATTCAGGCGACCACTCACGTTCACAGACCGAGCTGCCGCGCAGATGATGTTTGACATGGAAATTGCTTGGCTGGGGTATTCTGTTTCCTCTGCATTGTATCGGGTTTGTATTGTTAGCTAACGTTAAGGCACGGCTTTCCCTTGAAGCAGACCCTTTTCCTGCGCTTGGCAATACGGGGCTGGTTGCATGggttattataatgaaaatacacCCTTCCCCCTAGTCTTCCAAGAGGCAGGTCAAAGTTTGATTTGACCTTCCTAGGCTGCTGCCATAGCTCTACACAGTGGGTGTGTAGCCTTAAGTGATGGGGTTTAAAAACTACTTACAGAAATATAAGTATTTATACCTGTGTAAAACCCATTTTGTAAGTGTACTGgccaaataacaacaacaacaacaaaagtctaTCTGGGAGAATAGTCAGGGTCTTCACTCTAAAAGTCCTCTAGGAATTGAATTAGGGACAGGATGAAGGCTCTGGGGCTGTTGGGGCAGACACTGTGTGGACCTGGCGGAGGGCCTGAGTTTGTTTGACACACTTTATCACCAGATGAAGGGCCGAGTCTCATGCTTTCCCCATGTGGTTTGAAACTTTAGGAGTTAGGCATTGCCTGGAAGTTTGCATTTTACGGCCGgaacttttctctgcttctcccacccctgcttcccctcccatctcctccctttcccctccctacccccaatAGAAAGTATTTCGGGGTTTAGAGAGCCCAGCAAAAGCTGCCTGCGGACCCACTAAAACAGCAGTAACTTCTGGACTGGAAAAGAACCAGGGAGTTTTCCTTtttgggagaaaggagagagcggGGATGTGCCTAGGGTCCCCCTGCCTGGTGCCAGCAGTAGGCTCCCTTCTGTTCGGATTAGTCTCCAGAGATTCAATGaattattgtcatcatcatcattattattattatcatcatcgtCGTCGTCGTGGGCGTTGGCGGCATCATCATATTGCTATGAAATAGTGAGTCTACCCTGCCTGCATGCACCCAGTCAAGGAATAGATGCTAGGAGTTCCCACTGGCTTCTGCACATTCTTTCacctttatggtttttaaaagaaatccctTTTATCTTTTACCTCGTTAAAAACTCAATACCTA
This window harbors:
- the FOXB1 gene encoding forkhead box protein B1; its protein translation is MPRPGRNTYSDQKPPYSYISLTAMAIQSSPEKMLPLSEIYKFIMDRFPYYRENTQRWQNSLRHNLSFNDCFIKIPRRPDQPGKGSFWALHPSCGDMFENGSFLRRRKRFKVLKSDHLAPSKPADAAQYLQQQAKLRLSALAASGTHLPQMPAAAYNLGGVAQPSGFKHPFAIENIIAREYKMPGGLAFSAMQPVPAAYPLPNQLTTMSSSLGTGWPHVYGSAGMIDSATPISMASGDYSAYGVPLKPLCHAAGQTLPAIPVPIKPTPAAVPALPALPAPIPTLLSNSPPSLSPTSSQTATSQSSPATPSETLTSPASALHSVAVH